A region of Equus przewalskii isolate Varuska chromosome 29, EquPr2, whole genome shotgun sequence DNA encodes the following proteins:
- the SGSM3 gene encoding small G protein signaling modulator 3 encodes MSGSHVPSASGPFSALTPSMWPQEILAKYTQKEESEEQPEFYYDEFGFRVDKEDGADPSSSKLPGVSLMEDPPQRLRWQAHLEFTHNHDVGDLTWDKIAVSLPRSEKLRSLVLAGIPHSMRPQLWMRLSGALQKKRGSELSYREIVKNSSNDETIAAKQIEKDLLRTMPSNACFANVSSIGVPRLRRVLRALAWLYPEIGYCQGTGMVAACLLLFLEEEDAFWMMCAIIEDLLPASYFSTTLLGVQTDQRVLRHLIVQYLPRLDKLLQEHDIELSLITLHWFLTAFASVVHIRLLLRLWDLFFYEGSLVLFQTTLGMLRLKEEELIQSENSASIFNTLSDIPSQIQDAELLLGEAMQLAGCLTDVAVETQRRKHLAYLIADQGPLLGTSATTSLSQVVRRRTQRRKSGITSLLFGEDDLEALKAKNIKQTELVADLREAILRVARHFQCTDPKNCSVELTPDYSMESHQRDHENYVACSRSHRRRAKALLDFERHDDDELGFRKNDIITIISQKDEHCWVGELNGLRGWFPAKFVEVLDERSKEYSVAGDDAVTEAVTDLVRGTLCPALKALFEHGLKKPSLLGGACHPWLFIEEAAGREVERDFDSVYSRLVLCKTYRLDEDGKVLTPEELLYRAVQSVNVTHDAAHAQMDVKLRSLICVGLNEQVLHLWLEVLCSSLPTVEKWYQPWSFLRSPGWVQIKCELRVLCCFAFSLSQDWELPAKREEEKQPLKEGVQDMLVKHHLFSWDIDG; translated from the exons ATGTCAG GAAGCCATGTGCCTTCTGCCAGTGGCCCCTTCTCAGCCCTAACTCCAAGCATGTGGCCTCAGGAGATCCTGGCCAAGTACACGCAG AAGGAAGAGTCAGAGGAGCAACCAGAGTTCTATTATGATGAGTTCGGCTTCCGTGTGGACAAGGAAG ATGGTGCTGACCCCAGTTCCAGCAAGCTGCCAGGTGTGTCTCTGATGGAGGACCCTCCACAGAGGCTGCGGTGGCAGGCCCACCTGGAGTTCACCCATAATCATGACGTGGGGGATCTCACCTGGGACAAGATTGCTGTCTCCCTACCCCGCTCTGAGAAGCTTCGCTCCCTGGTGCtggctggcatcccacacagcatgAGGCCCCAG TTGTGGATGCGGCTCTCCGGGGCCCTGCAGAAGAAGAGGGGTTCCGAGCTGTCCTACCGAGAGATTGTGAAAAACAGCTCCAACGACGAGACCATTGCTGCCAAACAG ATTGAGAAGGACCTGCTCCGCACCATGCCCAGCAACGCCTGCTTCGCCAACGTGAGCAGCATCGGGGTGCCCCGCCTGCGCAGGGTCCTCCGAGCACTGGCCTGGCTCTACCCGGAGATTGGCTACTGCCAGGGCACGGGCATG GTGGCCGCCTGCCTCCTGCtgttcctggaggaggaggatgccTTCTGGATGATGTGTGCCATCATCGAGgacctgctccctgcctcctaCTTCAGCACCACCCTGCTGGGTGTCCAGACAGACCAGCGGGTCCTGCGCCACCTCATCGTCCAGTACCTGCCTCGCTTGGACAAGCTGCTCCAGGAGCATGACATCG AGCTGTCCCTGATCACGTTGCACTGGTTCCTCACGGCCTTCGCCAGCGTCGTGCACATCAGGCTGCTGCTGCGCCTCTGGGACCTGTTCTTCTACGAGGGCTCCCTGGTGCTGTTCCAGACCACTCTGGGCATGCTGCGCCTCAAG gaggaggagctgaTCCAGTCCGAGAACTCGGCCTCCATCTTCAACACGCTCTCAGACATACCATCACAGATCCAGGACgcagagctgctgctgggggAAGCCATGCAGCTGGCTGGCTGCCTCACCGATGTGGCCGTGGAGACCCAGCGCCGCAAGCATCTGGCCTACCTCATTGCAGACCAGGGCCCACTCCTGGGAACCAGCGCCACCACCAGCCTCTCTCAG GTTGTTCGGCGCAGGACCCAGCGGAGGAAGTCTGGCATCACCTCACTGCTCTTTG GGGAGGACGACCTGGAGGCGCTCAAGGCTAAGAACATCAAGCAGACGGAACTGGTGGCTGATCTCCGGGAAGCCATTCTGCGCGTGGCACGCCATTTCCAGTGCACAGACCCCAAAAACTGTAGTGTG GAGCTGACCCCCGACTACAGCATGGAGAGCCATCAGCGAGACCACGAGAACTACGTGGCATGCTCACGCAGCCACCGGCGCCGGGCCAAGGCCCTGCTGGACTTTGAGCGACACGATGACGATGAGCTGGGCTTCCGCAAGAATGACATCATCACG ATCATTTCCCAGAAGGATGAGCACTGCTGGGTCGGGGAGCTGAATGGCCTGAGAG GCTGGTTTCCAGCCAAGTTTGTGGAAGTCCTGGATGAACGGAGCAAAGAG TACTCCGTCGCCGGGGACGACGCTGTGACAGAGGCGGTCACTGACCTTGTTCGAGGgaccctctgcccagccctcaaGGCCCTGTTTGAACATGGACTGAAGAAGCCGTCCCTCCTTGGGGGTGCCTGCCACCCCTGGTTGTTTATCGAGGAG GCGGCCGGCCGGGAGGTGGAAAGAGACTTCGACTCCGTGTATTCACGCCTAGTGCTGTGTAAGACATACAG GTTGGATGAAGACGGCAAAGTCTTGACCCCGGAGGAGCTGCTCTACCGG GCTGTGCAGTCCGTCAATGTGACCCATGATGCTGCACACGCGCAAATGGATGTCAAGCTCCGCTCCCTTATCTGTGTGGGGCTCAA CGAGCAGGTCTTGCACCTGTGGCTGGAggtgctctgctccagcctgcCGACGGTGGAGAAGTGGTACCAGCCTTGGTCCTTCCTGCGCAGCCCCGGCTGGGTCCAGATCAAATGTGAGCTCCG cgTCCTCTGCTGCTTCgccttcagcctctcccaggactGGGAACTTCCTGCCAAGAGAGAG gaggagaagcagcccCTGAAGGAGGGTGTCCAGGACATGCTGGTGAAGCACCACCTTTTCAGCTGGGACATAGATGGTTGA